From the Actinomadura luzonensis genome, the window GGAAGGCCGGATCGGTCACCCAGACCTCGGCGGCCAACGGCTCCATCGGCTGCCGGCGGGCTCGCTCCAGCCAGGCTCGCGCGTCATCGAATTCGAGAACCGCCAGCTCGACGTCGGCGACCACCGCCTCCAAGATCGCCTTGCCAGGCTCACCATGGATCACCCGCACACCCTATGCCGACCTACGTATCGATCGCCGCGATCATAGGAGGGCCAACCAAGCACGCTGAAGCTGCCACACACCGGGCTTGGATCGTCCTGGGAGGAATTCACTTGCTCAACCAGACTGCGGCCCGGTGTGTGCACGACCCATCGTCCTGGTTGGGGTCGCCCCACAGGAGGTCAGCGTCCCGAGCACAACTGTGATGGTGCGGTGGGGTGCGCTCGGGGACTGCCCGACCAGCGCCCTGACCGCTGCCGGGACGACGCTCGCGAACCGCCAGTTCGTTCCTGGCAGCACCCTGTTCCCTGACTCCATCGCTGGCCCCGCCCTGCGCGCGATGGTCGGCGACACCTGGCGTTCCTCGCGTCACGCGCCAACGGCGCGACCACACGTTCGCGTCTTGAGGGACGCCTGGATCCCAGCGGAGAGACTCGGCACCTCGTCATCGATTTTCGCAAGATCGAGGCGATGACCAACAGCTTCGCTGACGAGTTGATCGGCAAGCTCTACACGTCCCTGGCTGCCAGCGACGTCACCTCCGGAGGCGTACAGCTCCTCGGGATGAACGAAGAGACCAGGGATGCGGTAACCGTGTGCCTAGAACGACGCAAGCTCGTGGCAGTCGCCGGTGACGAACAGCGACTGCTCGCCAGCGACGAACTGCTGCAGGCGACCTACGCCGTCGCGCGGCACCTCAACCAATTCCGCGCCGCTGACTTGGCATCTGAGCTGGCGATTTCCCTGCCCAACGCGAACAACAGGCTCAAACGCCTCCTCGAGGCAGGAGCGCTGTGCCGGCAACCTGATCCGGAACGTGAACGCGGTGGTAAACAGTTCACCTATCAGTTGCC encodes:
- a CDS encoding STAS-like domain-containing protein: MDFRKIEAMTNSFADELIGKLYTSLAASDVTSGGVQLLGMNEETRDAVTVCLERRKLVAVAGDEQRLLASDELLQATYAVARHLNQFRAADLASELAISLPNANNRLKRLLEAGALCRQPDPERERGGKQFTYQLPFGASTTRGDVLTGPLWSRFPGSGL